Below is a genomic region from Mycolicibacter hiberniae.
ACGAGCAACTGGGGTCCACCGTGTTCGAGCAGCACCTGACGGCACCGGCCGCACGGCATCAGCAGGTTCCCGTCGGCATCGCAACACGACAGCGCCACCAGGGGCCCGCCACCGCCGCTGACGAGGCCGCAGACCACCGCGCACTCCGCACAGAGACCCAGCCCATATGAGACATTTTCCACATTGCAGCCGCTGACCACCCGGCCGTCGCCGGCCAGACCGGCGGCACCCACCCGCAGGCCCGAGTACGGCGCATAGGCGCGCGCCGAAACCAATATTGCACTGCGCCGCAACATATCCCAGTCAATTCCTTGGGACATCCACCAGCTCTCCTGTCGGTCTGAGCGCTCCGCATCCCCGCCTTGGCCCGGCGGCAACGAGGCAAAATCAGCCTAGCCTCAGCCTCTTACTACCCGTCAGTAACTTTCGCCTGGTCGTTTCAGGCCTGTGGATGGGTTTAGAGTCCCACCCGAGGTTTGTTGAAGCGATAGCGTGGTGGAGCGACCGCACGCCGGCGAAGCCGGGCACAGCGGGCCCGCCGCAGAAAATTTGGAGGCGCTGATGACGGCGACATCCGCCGATGCGGCGACGCCGGGAACGCGGACAGGTGCGACGCGCCACCGCCGGCAGAGTCTGTACAAGGGCGACCCCGGTATGTGGGCGTTCGCGCTGCACCGGATCACCGGTGCGACCATTTTCTTCTTTCTGTTCGTCCACGTCCTCGACACGGCGCTGGTGCGGGTGAGCCCGCAGGCCTACAGCGAGGTGATCGCAACCTACAAGACCCCGCTCGTCGGCCTGATGGAGCTGGGACTGGTTGCCGCGGTGCTGTTTCATGGCCTCAACGGGATCCGGCTGATCCTGATCGACTTCTGGTGGCAGGGCACCCGCTGGCACCGCCAGATGCTGGTGGCGGTAGGCGTCATCTGGCTGGTGGTGATGGTTCCGGTGGTTGTCCGCATCGGCATGCACATGGCGGAGCGATTCCTATGAGCACCACTGACCTGCCGCGCAGCAGAGGCCCGATAGCCCCGGTTCTCGGCCCCGACCGCGACCACCCGGCCAGCCTCGGCGACCCGAGAGCACCCCGGCAGCACAGCGGGATGCCCAACTTCGAGAAGTACACCTGGCTGTTCATGCGGTTCTCCGGTGCCGTCTTGATCTTCCTGGTGCTCGGGCATCTGTTCATCATGCTGATGTGGGAAGACGGCGTGTACCGCATCGACTTCAACTACGTTGCCGAGCGCTGGCGCTCGCCGTTCTGGCAGATCTGGGACCTGAGCCTGTTGTGGCTGGCCGAACTGCACGGCGGCAACGGCCTGCGCACGATCATCGGCGACTACACCCGCAGCTCCCGCAGCCGGTTCTGGCTGATGACGCTGCTGGCCGTGTCGATCGTCTTCACGCTGGCACTGGGCAGCTACGTGCTGCTGACCTTCGACGCGAACATTTCTTGACGGCAGATTCGGTAGCGAACGGGTGATATCGCGGTGATTCAAGAACATCGTTACGACGTGGTGATCGTCGGCGCCGGCGGCGCCGGGATGCGCGCGGCCGTCGAGGCGGCCCCGCGGGCCCGCACCGCGGTGCTGACCAAGCTCTACCCCACGCGCAGCCATACCGGCGCGGCGCAGGGCGGCATGTGCGCGGCGCTGGCCAATGTCGAGGACGACAACTGGGAGTGGCACGCCTTCGACACCGTCAAGGGCGGTGACTACCTGGCCGACCAGGACGCGGTGGAGATCATGGCCAAGGAGGCCATCGACGCGGTGCTGGACCTGGAGAACATGGGCATGCCGTTCTCCCGGACCCCCGAGGGCCGCATCGACCAGCGCCGCTTCGGCGGGCACACCCGTGATCACGGCAAGGCCCCGGTGCGTCGCGCGTGCTACGCCGCCGACCGGACCGGCCACATGATCCTGCAGACCCTGTACCAAAACTGCGTCAAGCACGGCGTGGAGTTCTTCAACGAGTTCTACGCGCTGGACCTGGTGCTCACCGAGACACCGTCGGGGCCGGTGGCGACCGGCATCGTCGCCTACGAGCTGGCCACCGGCGACATCCACGTCTTCCACGCCAAGGCCATCGTGTTCGCCACCGGCGGCTCCGGCCGGATGTA
It encodes:
- a CDS encoding cytidine deaminase, whose amino-acid sequence is MSQGIDWDMLRRSAILVSARAYAPYSGLRVGAAGLAGDGRVVSGCNVENVSYGLGLCAECAVVCGLVSGGGGPLVALSCCDADGNLLMPCGRCRQVLLEHGGPQLLVDHPAGARTLAELLPDAFGPDALP
- the sdhC gene encoding succinate dehydrogenase, cytochrome b556 subunit, with protein sequence MMTATSADAATPGTRTGATRHRRQSLYKGDPGMWAFALHRITGATIFFFLFVHVLDTALVRVSPQAYSEVIATYKTPLVGLMELGLVAAVLFHGLNGIRLILIDFWWQGTRWHRQMLVAVGVIWLVVMVPVVVRIGMHMAERFL
- a CDS encoding succinate dehydrogenase hydrophobic membrane anchor subunit — its product is MSTTDLPRSRGPIAPVLGPDRDHPASLGDPRAPRQHSGMPNFEKYTWLFMRFSGAVLIFLVLGHLFIMLMWEDGVYRIDFNYVAERWRSPFWQIWDLSLLWLAELHGGNGLRTIIGDYTRSSRSRFWLMTLLAVSIVFTLALGSYVLLTFDANIS